A DNA window from Mastomys coucha isolate ucsf_1 unplaced genomic scaffold, UCSF_Mcou_1 pScaffold21, whole genome shotgun sequence contains the following coding sequences:
- the LOC116100364 gene encoding vomeronasal type-1 receptor 2-like, translated as MLPRTILQIFLIFQFCFGVIGNSLLLMVYVYTFFFRPHLKKLIDSVFMHLTIVNMLTIIFTLIKDIMLSFGVPNFLDDVGCKAVLFTFRVGRGLSICTTCVLSTFQVITITPSNSKLASWLKPRLSTWIFSSLLCSWLINLFIYGYMIDMVIAKTNNSHSGYGYSDGYCQNKHFGNKNRGSFNSFIIIHDIFFVAVMMWASLYMVIFLYRHYKRAQHLHSPSLSSQPSPERRATHNILSLVSFFVLIFWLNNSITLYGFYTKKKISGLESINGILTTCYPTICPFFLMKNNKVILEFTSSFSVLRMTCFQSSLHG; from the coding sequence ATGCTTCCACGTACCATCCTTCAGATCTTTCTCatattccagttttgttttggtgtCATAGGGAACTCATTACTGTTAATGGTGTATGTATACACTTTCTTCTTCAGGCCTCATTTAAAAAAGTTGATAGATTCAGTTTTCATGCACCTGACAATAGTTAATATGTTGACGATTATATTCACATTGATAAAAGATATCATGTTATCCTTTGGAGTACCCAACTTTCTGGATGATGTCGGTTGTAAGGCAGTTTTGTTTACATTCAGAGTCGGCCGGGGTCTGTCCATCTGCACCACCTGTGTTCTAAGCACATTCCAAGTCATCACCATCACTCCCAGTAATTCGAAGTTGGCCTCCTGGCTTAAGCCTAGACTCTCTACATGGATTTTTTCTTCCTTACTTTGCTCCTggcttattaatttatttatttatgggtatATGATTGACATGGTAATAGCCAAAACCAATAATAGTCACAGTGGCTATGGATATTCTGATGGTTACTGTCAAAACAAGCACTTTGGGAACAAAAATAGAGGGTCATTTAATAGCTTTATCATCATTCACGATATCTTCTTTGTGGCTGTCATGATGTGGGCCAGCCTCTACATGGTGATTTTTCTCTATAGACACTACAAGAGAGCCCAGCATCTCCACAGCCCCAGCCTTTCCTCCCAGCCATCTCCTGAGCGTAGAGCCACTCACAACATCCTGTCTCTGGTGAGCTTCTTTGTGTTAATTTTTTGGTTGAACAACTCTATCACCCTTTATGGCTtttacacaaaaaaaaaaatctcaggattGGAGTCAATTAATGGAATTTTAACAACATGCTATCCAACCATCTGCCCTTTTTTCCTCATGAAGAATAATAAAGTTATTTTGGAATTTActtcttcattttctgtattgAGAATGACATGTTTTCAAAGTTCACTCCATGGCTGA